A section of the Papio anubis isolate 15944 chromosome 16, Panubis1.0, whole genome shotgun sequence genome encodes:
- the DNMT3B gene encoding DNA (cytosine-5)-methyltransferase 3B isoform X7, translating into MAGRLGEHCPSRVPASLPPHPFWLLPQESMKGDTRHLNGEEDAGGREDSILVNGACSDQSSDSPPILEAIRTPEIRGRRSSSRLSKREVSSLLSYTQDLTGDGDGEDGDGSDTPVMPKLFRETRTRSESPAVRTRNNNSVSSRERHRPSPRSTRGRQGRNHVDESPVEFPATRSLRRRATASVGTPWPSPASSYLTIDLTDDTEDTRVTPQSSSTPYARLAQDSQQEGMESPQVEADSGDGDSSEYQDGKEFGIGDLVWGKIKGFSWWPAMVVSWKATSKRQAMSGMRWVQWFGDGKFSEVSADKLVALGLFSQHFNLATFNKLVSYRKAMYHALEKARVRAGKTFPSSPGDSLEDQLKPMLEWAHGGFKPTGIEGLKPNNTQPENKTRRRTADDSATSDYCPAPKRLKTNCYNNGKDRGDEDQSREQMASDVANNKSSLEDGCLSCGRKNPVSFHPLFEGGLCQTCRDRFLELFYMYDDDGYQSYCTVCCEGRELLLCSNTSCCRCFCVECLEVLVGTGTAAEAKLQEPWSCYMCLPQRCHGVLRRRKDWNVRLQAFFTSDTGLEYEAPKLYPAIPAARRRPIRVLSLFDGIATGYLVLKELGIKVGKYVASEVCEESIAVGTVKHEGNIKYVNDVRNITKKNIEEWGPFDLVIGGSPCNDLSNVNPARKGLYEGTGRLFFEFYHLLNYSRPKEGDDRPFFWMFENVVAMKVGDKRDISRFLECNPVMIDAIKVSAAHRARYFWGNLPGMNS; encoded by the exons ATGGCGGGGCGTCTGGGGGAACACTGCCCCTCTCGTGTCCCTGCTTCCCTTCCACCCCACCCGTTCTGGCTTCTCCCACAGGAAAGCATGAAGGGAGACACCAGGCATCTCAACGGAGAGGAGGACGCCGGCGGGAGGGAAGACTCAATCCTCGTCAATGGGGCCTGCAGCGACCAGTCCTCCGACTCGCCCCCGATCCTGGAGGCCATCCGCACCCCGGAGATCAGAG GCCGAAGATCAAGCTCGCGACTCTCCAAGAGGGAGGTGTCCAGTCTGCTAAGCTACACGCAG GACTTGACAGGCGATGGCGATGGGGAAGATGGGGATGGCTCTGACACCCCAGTGATGCCAAAGCTCTTCCGGGAAACCAGGACTCGGTCAGAAAGCCCAGCT GTCCGAACTCGAAATAACAACAGTGTCTCCAGCCGGGAGAGGCACAGGCCTTCCCCACGTTCCACCCGAGGCCGGCAGGGCCGCAACCATGTGGACGAGTCTCCCGTGGAGTTCCCGGCTACCAGG TCCCTGAGACGGCGGGCAACAGCATCGGTAGGAACGCCATGGCCGTCCCCTGCCAGCTCTTACCTTACCATCGACCTCACAGATGACACAGAGGACACACGTGTGACGCCCCAGAGCAGCAGTACCCCCTATGCCCGCCTAGCCCAGGACAGCCAGCAGGAGGGCATGGAGTCCCCGCAGGTGGAGGCAGACAGTGGAGATGGAGACAGTTCAGAGTATCAG GATGGGAAGGAGTTTGGAATAGGGGACCTCGTGTGGGGAAAGATCAAGGGCTTCTCCTGGTGGCCTGCCATGGTGGTGTCTTGGAAGGCCACCTCTAAGCGACAGGCTATGTCTGGCATGCGGTGGGTCCAGTGGTTTGGCGATGGCAAGTTTTCCGAG GTCTCTGCAGACAAACTGGTGGCACTGGGGCTGTTCAGCCAGCACTTTAATTTGGCCACCTTCAATAAGCTCGTCTCCTATCGAAAAGCCATGTACCATGCTCTGGAG AAAGCTAGGGTGCGAGCTGGCAAGACCTTCCCCAGCAGCCCTGGAGACTCATTGGAGGACCAGCTGAAGCCCATGTTGGAGTGGGCCCACGGGGGCTTCAAGCCCACTGGGATCGAGGGCCTCAAACCCAACAACACGCAACCAG AGAACAAGACTCGAAGACGCACAGCTGACGACTCAGCCACCTCTGACTACTGCCCCGCACCCAAGCGCCTCAAGACAAATTGCTATAACAACGGCAAAGACCGAGGGGATGAAGATCAGAGCCGAG AACAAATGGCTTCAGATGTTGCCAACAACAAGAGCAGCCTGGAAG ACGGCTGTTTGTCTTGTGGCAGGAAAAACCCCGTGTCCTTCCACCCTCTGTTTGAGGGGGGCCTCTGTCAGACATGCCGG gATCGCTTCCTTGAGCTGTTTTACATGTATGACGACGATGGCTATCAGTCTTACTGCACCGTGTGCTGCGAGGGCCGAGAGCTGCTGCTTTGTAGCAACACAAGCTGCTGCCG GTGCTTCTGTGTGGAGTGCCTGGAGGTGCTGGTGGGCACAGGCACAGCGGCCGAGGCCAAGCTTCAGGAGCCCTGGAGCTGCTACATGTGTCTCCCGCAGCGCTGTCACGGCGTCCTGCGGCGCCGGAAGGACTGGAACGTGCGCCTGCAGGCCTTCTTCACCAGTGACACGGGGCTTGAATAC GAAGCCCCCAAGCTGTACCCTGCCATTCCCGCAGCCCGAAGGCGGCCCATTCGAGTCCTGTCATTGTTTGATGGCATTGCGACAG GCTACCTAGTCCTCAAAGAGCTGGGCATAAAGGTAGGAAAGTACGTCGCCTCTGAAGTGTGTGAAGAGTCCATCGCTGTTGGAACTGTGAAGCACGAGGGGAATATCAAATATGTGAACGACGTGAGGAACATCACAAAGAAAAAT atTGAAGAATGGGGCCCATTTGACTTGGTGATTGGCGGAAGCCCATGCAATGATCTCTCAAATGTGAATCCAGCCAGGAAAGGCCTGTATG AGGGTACAGGCCGGCTCTTCTTTGAATTTTACCACCTGCTGAATTACTCACGCCCCAAGGAGGGTGATGACCGGCCGTTCTTCTGGATGTTTGAGAATGTTGTAGCCATGAAGGTTGGCGACAAGAGGGACATCTCGCGGTTCCTGGAG TGTAATCCAGTGATGATTGATGCCATCAAAGTTTCTGCTGCTCACAGGGCCCGATACTTTTGGGGCAACCTACCTGGGATGAACAG TTAA
- the DNMT3B gene encoding DNA (cytosine-5)-methyltransferase 3B isoform X4, translating to MAGRLGEHCPSRVPASLPPHPFWLLPQESMKGDTRHLNGEEDAGGREDSILVNGACSDQSSDSPPILEAIRTPEIRGRRSSSRLSKREVSSLLSYTQDLTGDGDGEDGDGSDTPVMPKLFRETRTRSESPAVRTRNNNSVSSRERHRPSPRSTRGRQGRNHVDESPVEFPATRSLRRRATASVGTPWPSPASSYLTIDLTDDTEDTRVTPQSSSTPYARLAQDSQQEGMESPQVEADSGDGDSSEYQDGKEFGIGDLVWGKIKGFSWWPAMVVSWKATSKRQAMSGMRWVQWFGDGKFSEVSADKLVALGLFSQHFNLATFNKLVSYRKAMYHALEKARVRAGKTFPSSPGDSLEDQLKPMLEWAHGGFKPTGIEGLKPNNTQPENKTRRRTADDSATSDYCPAPKRLKTNCYNNGKDRGDEDQSREQMASDVANNKSSLEDGCLSCGRKNPVSFHPLFEGGLCQTCRDRFLELFYMYDDDGYQSYCTVCCEGRELLLCSNTSCCRCFCVECLEVLVGTGTAAEAKLQEPWSCYMCLPQRCHGVLRRRKDWNVRLQAFFTSDTGLEYEAPKLYPAIPAARRRPIRVLSLFDGIATGYLVLKELGIKVGKYVASEVCEESIAVGTVKHEGNIKYVNDVRNITKKNIEEWGPFDLVIGGSPCNDLSNVNPARKGLYEGTGRLFFEFYHLLNYSRPKEGDDRPFFWMFENVVAMKVGDKRDISRFLECNPVMIDAIKVSAAHRARYFWGNLPGMNRIFGFPVHYTDVSNMGRGARQKLLGRSWSVPVIRHLFAPLKDYFACE from the exons ATGGCGGGGCGTCTGGGGGAACACTGCCCCTCTCGTGTCCCTGCTTCCCTTCCACCCCACCCGTTCTGGCTTCTCCCACAGGAAAGCATGAAGGGAGACACCAGGCATCTCAACGGAGAGGAGGACGCCGGCGGGAGGGAAGACTCAATCCTCGTCAATGGGGCCTGCAGCGACCAGTCCTCCGACTCGCCCCCGATCCTGGAGGCCATCCGCACCCCGGAGATCAGAG GCCGAAGATCAAGCTCGCGACTCTCCAAGAGGGAGGTGTCCAGTCTGCTAAGCTACACGCAG GACTTGACAGGCGATGGCGATGGGGAAGATGGGGATGGCTCTGACACCCCAGTGATGCCAAAGCTCTTCCGGGAAACCAGGACTCGGTCAGAAAGCCCAGCT GTCCGAACTCGAAATAACAACAGTGTCTCCAGCCGGGAGAGGCACAGGCCTTCCCCACGTTCCACCCGAGGCCGGCAGGGCCGCAACCATGTGGACGAGTCTCCCGTGGAGTTCCCGGCTACCAGG TCCCTGAGACGGCGGGCAACAGCATCGGTAGGAACGCCATGGCCGTCCCCTGCCAGCTCTTACCTTACCATCGACCTCACAGATGACACAGAGGACACACGTGTGACGCCCCAGAGCAGCAGTACCCCCTATGCCCGCCTAGCCCAGGACAGCCAGCAGGAGGGCATGGAGTCCCCGCAGGTGGAGGCAGACAGTGGAGATGGAGACAGTTCAGAGTATCAG GATGGGAAGGAGTTTGGAATAGGGGACCTCGTGTGGGGAAAGATCAAGGGCTTCTCCTGGTGGCCTGCCATGGTGGTGTCTTGGAAGGCCACCTCTAAGCGACAGGCTATGTCTGGCATGCGGTGGGTCCAGTGGTTTGGCGATGGCAAGTTTTCCGAG GTCTCTGCAGACAAACTGGTGGCACTGGGGCTGTTCAGCCAGCACTTTAATTTGGCCACCTTCAATAAGCTCGTCTCCTATCGAAAAGCCATGTACCATGCTCTGGAG AAAGCTAGGGTGCGAGCTGGCAAGACCTTCCCCAGCAGCCCTGGAGACTCATTGGAGGACCAGCTGAAGCCCATGTTGGAGTGGGCCCACGGGGGCTTCAAGCCCACTGGGATCGAGGGCCTCAAACCCAACAACACGCAACCAG AGAACAAGACTCGAAGACGCACAGCTGACGACTCAGCCACCTCTGACTACTGCCCCGCACCCAAGCGCCTCAAGACAAATTGCTATAACAACGGCAAAGACCGAGGGGATGAAGATCAGAGCCGAG AACAAATGGCTTCAGATGTTGCCAACAACAAGAGCAGCCTGGAAG ACGGCTGTTTGTCTTGTGGCAGGAAAAACCCCGTGTCCTTCCACCCTCTGTTTGAGGGGGGCCTCTGTCAGACATGCCGG gATCGCTTCCTTGAGCTGTTTTACATGTATGACGACGATGGCTATCAGTCTTACTGCACCGTGTGCTGCGAGGGCCGAGAGCTGCTGCTTTGTAGCAACACAAGCTGCTGCCG GTGCTTCTGTGTGGAGTGCCTGGAGGTGCTGGTGGGCACAGGCACAGCGGCCGAGGCCAAGCTTCAGGAGCCCTGGAGCTGCTACATGTGTCTCCCGCAGCGCTGTCACGGCGTCCTGCGGCGCCGGAAGGACTGGAACGTGCGCCTGCAGGCCTTCTTCACCAGTGACACGGGGCTTGAATAC GAAGCCCCCAAGCTGTACCCTGCCATTCCCGCAGCCCGAAGGCGGCCCATTCGAGTCCTGTCATTGTTTGATGGCATTGCGACAG GCTACCTAGTCCTCAAAGAGCTGGGCATAAAGGTAGGAAAGTACGTCGCCTCTGAAGTGTGTGAAGAGTCCATCGCTGTTGGAACTGTGAAGCACGAGGGGAATATCAAATATGTGAACGACGTGAGGAACATCACAAAGAAAAAT atTGAAGAATGGGGCCCATTTGACTTGGTGATTGGCGGAAGCCCATGCAATGATCTCTCAAATGTGAATCCAGCCAGGAAAGGCCTGTATG AGGGTACAGGCCGGCTCTTCTTTGAATTTTACCACCTGCTGAATTACTCACGCCCCAAGGAGGGTGATGACCGGCCGTTCTTCTGGATGTTTGAGAATGTTGTAGCCATGAAGGTTGGCGACAAGAGGGACATCTCGCGGTTCCTGGAG TGTAATCCAGTGATGATTGATGCCATCAAAGTTTCTGCTGCTCACAGGGCCCGATACTTTTGGGGCAACCTACCTGGGATGAACAG GATCTTTGGCTTTCCTGTGCACTACACAGACGTGTCCAACATGGGCCGCGGTGCCCGCCAGAAGCTGCTGGGAAGGTCCTGGAGCGTGCCTGTCATCCGACACCTCTTCGCCCCTCTGAAGGACTACTTTGCATGTGAATAG
- the DNMT3B gene encoding DNA (cytosine-5)-methyltransferase 3B isoform X6, with product MAGRLGEHCPSRVPASLPPHPFWLLPQESMKGDTRHLNGEEDAGGREDSILVNGACSDQSSDSPPILEAIRTPEIRGRRSSSRLSKREVSSLLSYTQDLTGDGDGEDGDGSDTPVMPKLFRETRTRSESPASLRRRATASVGTPWPSPASSYLTIDLTDDTEDTRVTPQSSSTPYARLAQDSQQEGMESPQVEADSGDGDSSEYQDGKEFGIGDLVWGKIKGFSWWPAMVVSWKATSKRQAMSGMRWVQWFGDGKFSEVSADKLVALGLFSQHFNLATFNKLVSYRKAMYHALEKARVRAGKTFPSSPGDSLEDQLKPMLEWAHGGFKPTGIEGLKPNNTQPENKTRRRTADDSATSDYCPAPKRLKTNCYNNGKDRGDEDQSREQMASDVANNKSSLEDGCLSCGRKNPVSFHPLFEGGLCQTCRDRFLELFYMYDDDGYQSYCTVCCEGRELLLCSNTSCCRCFCVECLEVLVGTGTAAEAKLQEPWSCYMCLPQRCHGVLRRRKDWNVRLQAFFTSDTGLEYEAPKLYPAIPAARRRPIRVLSLFDGIATGYLVLKELGIKVGKYVASEVCEESIAVGTVKHEGNIKYVNDVRNITKKNIEEWGPFDLVIGGSPCNDLSNVNPARKGLYEGTGRLFFEFYHLLNYSRPKEGDDRPFFWMFENVVAMKVGDKRDISRFLECNPVMIDAIKVSAAHRARYFWGNLPGMNRIFGFPVHYTDVSNMGRGARQKLLGRSWSVPVIRHLFAPLKDYFACE from the exons ATGGCGGGGCGTCTGGGGGAACACTGCCCCTCTCGTGTCCCTGCTTCCCTTCCACCCCACCCGTTCTGGCTTCTCCCACAGGAAAGCATGAAGGGAGACACCAGGCATCTCAACGGAGAGGAGGACGCCGGCGGGAGGGAAGACTCAATCCTCGTCAATGGGGCCTGCAGCGACCAGTCCTCCGACTCGCCCCCGATCCTGGAGGCCATCCGCACCCCGGAGATCAGAG GCCGAAGATCAAGCTCGCGACTCTCCAAGAGGGAGGTGTCCAGTCTGCTAAGCTACACGCAG GACTTGACAGGCGATGGCGATGGGGAAGATGGGGATGGCTCTGACACCCCAGTGATGCCAAAGCTCTTCCGGGAAACCAGGACTCGGTCAGAAAGCCCAGCT TCCCTGAGACGGCGGGCAACAGCATCGGTAGGAACGCCATGGCCGTCCCCTGCCAGCTCTTACCTTACCATCGACCTCACAGATGACACAGAGGACACACGTGTGACGCCCCAGAGCAGCAGTACCCCCTATGCCCGCCTAGCCCAGGACAGCCAGCAGGAGGGCATGGAGTCCCCGCAGGTGGAGGCAGACAGTGGAGATGGAGACAGTTCAGAGTATCAG GATGGGAAGGAGTTTGGAATAGGGGACCTCGTGTGGGGAAAGATCAAGGGCTTCTCCTGGTGGCCTGCCATGGTGGTGTCTTGGAAGGCCACCTCTAAGCGACAGGCTATGTCTGGCATGCGGTGGGTCCAGTGGTTTGGCGATGGCAAGTTTTCCGAG GTCTCTGCAGACAAACTGGTGGCACTGGGGCTGTTCAGCCAGCACTTTAATTTGGCCACCTTCAATAAGCTCGTCTCCTATCGAAAAGCCATGTACCATGCTCTGGAG AAAGCTAGGGTGCGAGCTGGCAAGACCTTCCCCAGCAGCCCTGGAGACTCATTGGAGGACCAGCTGAAGCCCATGTTGGAGTGGGCCCACGGGGGCTTCAAGCCCACTGGGATCGAGGGCCTCAAACCCAACAACACGCAACCAG AGAACAAGACTCGAAGACGCACAGCTGACGACTCAGCCACCTCTGACTACTGCCCCGCACCCAAGCGCCTCAAGACAAATTGCTATAACAACGGCAAAGACCGAGGGGATGAAGATCAGAGCCGAG AACAAATGGCTTCAGATGTTGCCAACAACAAGAGCAGCCTGGAAG ACGGCTGTTTGTCTTGTGGCAGGAAAAACCCCGTGTCCTTCCACCCTCTGTTTGAGGGGGGCCTCTGTCAGACATGCCGG gATCGCTTCCTTGAGCTGTTTTACATGTATGACGACGATGGCTATCAGTCTTACTGCACCGTGTGCTGCGAGGGCCGAGAGCTGCTGCTTTGTAGCAACACAAGCTGCTGCCG GTGCTTCTGTGTGGAGTGCCTGGAGGTGCTGGTGGGCACAGGCACAGCGGCCGAGGCCAAGCTTCAGGAGCCCTGGAGCTGCTACATGTGTCTCCCGCAGCGCTGTCACGGCGTCCTGCGGCGCCGGAAGGACTGGAACGTGCGCCTGCAGGCCTTCTTCACCAGTGACACGGGGCTTGAATAC GAAGCCCCCAAGCTGTACCCTGCCATTCCCGCAGCCCGAAGGCGGCCCATTCGAGTCCTGTCATTGTTTGATGGCATTGCGACAG GCTACCTAGTCCTCAAAGAGCTGGGCATAAAGGTAGGAAAGTACGTCGCCTCTGAAGTGTGTGAAGAGTCCATCGCTGTTGGAACTGTGAAGCACGAGGGGAATATCAAATATGTGAACGACGTGAGGAACATCACAAAGAAAAAT atTGAAGAATGGGGCCCATTTGACTTGGTGATTGGCGGAAGCCCATGCAATGATCTCTCAAATGTGAATCCAGCCAGGAAAGGCCTGTATG AGGGTACAGGCCGGCTCTTCTTTGAATTTTACCACCTGCTGAATTACTCACGCCCCAAGGAGGGTGATGACCGGCCGTTCTTCTGGATGTTTGAGAATGTTGTAGCCATGAAGGTTGGCGACAAGAGGGACATCTCGCGGTTCCTGGAG TGTAATCCAGTGATGATTGATGCCATCAAAGTTTCTGCTGCTCACAGGGCCCGATACTTTTGGGGCAACCTACCTGGGATGAACAG GATCTTTGGCTTTCCTGTGCACTACACAGACGTGTCCAACATGGGCCGCGGTGCCCGCCAGAAGCTGCTGGGAAGGTCCTGGAGCGTGCCTGTCATCCGACACCTCTTCGCCCCTCTGAAGGACTACTTTGCATGTGAATAG
- the DNMT3B gene encoding DNA (cytosine-5)-methyltransferase 3B isoform X9, with translation MAGRLGEHCPSRVPASLPPHPFWLLPQESMKGDTRHLNGEEDAGGREDSILVNGACSDQSSDSPPILEAIRTPEIRGRRSSSRLSKREVSSLLSYTQDLTGDGDGEDGDGSDTPVMPKLFRETRTRSESPAVRTRNNNSVSSRERHRPSPRSTRGRQGRNHVDESPVEFPATRSLRRRATASVGTPWPSPASSYLTIDLTDDTEDTRVTPQSSSTPYARLAQDSQQEGMESPQVEADSGDGDSSEYQDGKEFGIGDLVWGKIKGFSWWPAMVVSWKATSKRQAMSGMRWVQWFGDGKFSEVSADKLVALGLFSQHFNLATFNKLVSYRKAMYHALEKARVRAGKTFPSSPGDSLEDQLKPMLEWAHGGFKPTGIEGLKPNNTQPENKTRRRTADDSATSDYCPAPKRLKTNCYNNGKDRGDEDQSREQMASDVANNKSSLEDGCLSCGRKNPVSFHPLFEGGLCQTCRDRFLELFYMYDDDGYQSYCTVCCEGRELLLCSNTSCCRCFCVECLEVLVGTGTAAEAKLQEPWSCYMCLPQRCHGVLRRRKDWNVRLQAFFTSDTGLEYEAPKLYPAIPAARRRPIRVLSLFDGIATGYLVLKELGIKVGKYVASEVCEESIAVGTVKHEGNIKYVNDVRNITKKNIEEWGPFDLVIGGSPCNDLSNVNPARKGLYV, from the exons ATGGCGGGGCGTCTGGGGGAACACTGCCCCTCTCGTGTCCCTGCTTCCCTTCCACCCCACCCGTTCTGGCTTCTCCCACAGGAAAGCATGAAGGGAGACACCAGGCATCTCAACGGAGAGGAGGACGCCGGCGGGAGGGAAGACTCAATCCTCGTCAATGGGGCCTGCAGCGACCAGTCCTCCGACTCGCCCCCGATCCTGGAGGCCATCCGCACCCCGGAGATCAGAG GCCGAAGATCAAGCTCGCGACTCTCCAAGAGGGAGGTGTCCAGTCTGCTAAGCTACACGCAG GACTTGACAGGCGATGGCGATGGGGAAGATGGGGATGGCTCTGACACCCCAGTGATGCCAAAGCTCTTCCGGGAAACCAGGACTCGGTCAGAAAGCCCAGCT GTCCGAACTCGAAATAACAACAGTGTCTCCAGCCGGGAGAGGCACAGGCCTTCCCCACGTTCCACCCGAGGCCGGCAGGGCCGCAACCATGTGGACGAGTCTCCCGTGGAGTTCCCGGCTACCAGG TCCCTGAGACGGCGGGCAACAGCATCGGTAGGAACGCCATGGCCGTCCCCTGCCAGCTCTTACCTTACCATCGACCTCACAGATGACACAGAGGACACACGTGTGACGCCCCAGAGCAGCAGTACCCCCTATGCCCGCCTAGCCCAGGACAGCCAGCAGGAGGGCATGGAGTCCCCGCAGGTGGAGGCAGACAGTGGAGATGGAGACAGTTCAGAGTATCAG GATGGGAAGGAGTTTGGAATAGGGGACCTCGTGTGGGGAAAGATCAAGGGCTTCTCCTGGTGGCCTGCCATGGTGGTGTCTTGGAAGGCCACCTCTAAGCGACAGGCTATGTCTGGCATGCGGTGGGTCCAGTGGTTTGGCGATGGCAAGTTTTCCGAG GTCTCTGCAGACAAACTGGTGGCACTGGGGCTGTTCAGCCAGCACTTTAATTTGGCCACCTTCAATAAGCTCGTCTCCTATCGAAAAGCCATGTACCATGCTCTGGAG AAAGCTAGGGTGCGAGCTGGCAAGACCTTCCCCAGCAGCCCTGGAGACTCATTGGAGGACCAGCTGAAGCCCATGTTGGAGTGGGCCCACGGGGGCTTCAAGCCCACTGGGATCGAGGGCCTCAAACCCAACAACACGCAACCAG AGAACAAGACTCGAAGACGCACAGCTGACGACTCAGCCACCTCTGACTACTGCCCCGCACCCAAGCGCCTCAAGACAAATTGCTATAACAACGGCAAAGACCGAGGGGATGAAGATCAGAGCCGAG AACAAATGGCTTCAGATGTTGCCAACAACAAGAGCAGCCTGGAAG ACGGCTGTTTGTCTTGTGGCAGGAAAAACCCCGTGTCCTTCCACCCTCTGTTTGAGGGGGGCCTCTGTCAGACATGCCGG gATCGCTTCCTTGAGCTGTTTTACATGTATGACGACGATGGCTATCAGTCTTACTGCACCGTGTGCTGCGAGGGCCGAGAGCTGCTGCTTTGTAGCAACACAAGCTGCTGCCG GTGCTTCTGTGTGGAGTGCCTGGAGGTGCTGGTGGGCACAGGCACAGCGGCCGAGGCCAAGCTTCAGGAGCCCTGGAGCTGCTACATGTGTCTCCCGCAGCGCTGTCACGGCGTCCTGCGGCGCCGGAAGGACTGGAACGTGCGCCTGCAGGCCTTCTTCACCAGTGACACGGGGCTTGAATAC GAAGCCCCCAAGCTGTACCCTGCCATTCCCGCAGCCCGAAGGCGGCCCATTCGAGTCCTGTCATTGTTTGATGGCATTGCGACAG GCTACCTAGTCCTCAAAGAGCTGGGCATAAAGGTAGGAAAGTACGTCGCCTCTGAAGTGTGTGAAGAGTCCATCGCTGTTGGAACTGTGAAGCACGAGGGGAATATCAAATATGTGAACGACGTGAGGAACATCACAAAGAAAAAT atTGAAGAATGGGGCCCATTTGACTTGGTGATTGGCGGAAGCCCATGCAATGATCTCTCAAATGTGAATCCAGCCAGGAAAGGCCTGTATG TGTAA